Sequence from the Phycisphaerales bacterium genome:
CGGATCCCCTGGCTCCATCGTTGTCGGATCGACGTTGTTCCACGCCTGCTGCGTGGCGCTGCCGGACCAGATCGACGCCGAAGACGCGGAGTCCGCGTCCGACAGGTTGAGGACCTGCACCTGGTAGTTGGTCCCCGAGTTGCGCCCGGCGAACACTGAACCCATCTCCAGCACCACTTCCAGCGAGTAGCAGAAGCTCGCCTCGTTGTAGAGCCCGCGGATCAGGGCGATGCTCGGCACCTCCAGCACCTGTGCGCCTAGACGCTTCTTGAGCGAGACAGAGGCGATGAAGTACAGATTCCCCGCGGCGTCAAACGTCGGTGAGGAGATCGACGGCCCCGCCGATGCAAAGGGATTCTCGCTGAGCGATGCCAGCCGCCCGATCGACGCGTCGTTCCCGTCAACCACTCCGTCGCCTTCGCCGGTGTCGTTGGTGCCGGGCGCGCCGTCCAGCCCATAATCACCGAAAAGCTGCTTGCCCGTGGTCTGGCTCACATCAATCCACGCGGCGTTCGACCACGTCACTGGCGAGTTCGCGTTCGTCGGGTCGAACCGGGCTACAGCGATCGCCCCGAGCGGGTTGGCCGAGCCGCCGATGCTGCCGTGGTACACCACTGACGCGACAAGGGCCCGCCCCTGCCGATCTCTGGTGATCGCCACCGGCCCGGAGCCGCCGCGGAAAATGGTCTGGCTCTCGTAACCGCGGAAGTCGCCGTTCCCCAGGTTCCACGTGTACGCAATGCACGGGTCGGTGAGCGACGACGGCAGCGACACGGTCCGCGTGGCGGTCGGTGCGCCGCTCGTATTCACGCCCCACAGGCTGATCGAATCAGTCTTCCCCGCGCCGGAGTTACCGCGGGTGAGGATGCCCGCGGTGCCCACCGTGCCCGCGAACAGGGTGCGTGCGGTGAACGACGGCGCCCCGCGATGATCGATCGTCCCCGTACGGTGAGCCGTCGAGGACGTGATCGCGTTGGCCGAGGTCTCGGTGCGGGCATTGCTCAGCAGGTCCGACCCCACGACCACAGGCCGTCCCGCGAGGTTCGCCGGCACGGCCGTGGGCACGGTGTGCGTGACCGGATCGCGCACCAGCACCCAGTCCGTCGCGGGCCCGTTACTGCCTCCGTTGTTGTCGATCAGGTTGACCGTCGTGCCGCGCGCGGGAGCCCGCACACGGAAGTAGTTGTCGCCGACCAGCAAACTCGCCGCTGGTCCGGTCGATCCGAAGCTGTCGGCCCGGAAGCTCAGGTTGCCGTCCGCATCGATCGCACCCAGACCCAGCTGCGACCGATCCGTGGCGCCGTTCGTGCTGTTCGCCGCGGCGTGAATTCTCGTCACATAAAGACGCGATGGGTTCTCCGGGTCAAATGCCGCAAGCCCTGCGTACAGCTGGTTCACGAACACGTTGCTCGTGCCCACCACGATCTCGTCAAAGTCCATCAGCCCCACCCCGAACACCGTCGCCTGCGTAGGTGGCTGCACGGTCGAGTTGAGCGACGCGATGTTCTCGTTCGTGTTCAGCCCCCCGCCCGCCGCGCTCCAAAGCGTGTAGGAGCTCGCCAGCGGGGTGGCCCCGGTCTTCACCGCCGCCGAGATCGTCGAGGTGCCGTTGAGGGCCGTGAACCGGGCCGCGCTGGTCTTCCCCGACTTCATGATCGGAGCGACGCCGAAGGTCGTTCCCGCCGACGTCCTGAACTCCCGCAGGTCAACCACGTAGTTGCTGCGCATCCCCGGGCCGATGTTCCACGGGTTGAGCGCATCCCCCGGCAGCCCCGACCCGCCGTCGCTGTTCCGCGACACGCTGTCCTGAGCCACGCACGGCACAGCCAGCCCCGCCACGGCGGCCAGCAGGGCGGAACAGGCCCACAACGGGGAGGCGATTGCGGCGGTCTTGCTCACGTGTCCGACTCTCCTCGCCAGTGAAACAAAGGGACATCGACCAGATGCCCGGACCCCTGTACCCCGCCAGCGGCGGGCCGAGAGGTCTTTCCTCATCTTAAGGCATGGCCCCAAACCCCACAATCCAGAAATCGACCCCTTCAGGCGGTCACTCCTGGGGCCAGCCGTCGCGCCAACTCCGCCGCGAGGGCCGCATTGCTCCGAACGAGGTCCAGATTGGCCCGCAGCGTCGCCCCGCCCGACGCCCCGTGGAGGTGGGCAAGCAGGAACGGCGTCGTCTCCCGGCCTGCAATACCCGCCCGCTCGGCCTCGTTGATCGCCTCCGCCAGCCAGCGGTCCCAATCGGCCCGCGGGAGCTCACTCGCCGCCGGGATCGGATTGCACACCACGATCCCCCGACCCGTGCGGGCGAGCTCATGCCGCACGTACGCGGCAAGCTCGCCGATGTCATCGAACCGGGCGTCCACGCCGGCCGCGCTCTCCCGCAGGTAGAACGCAGGAAACCGGTCCGTCTGCCATCCGATAACCGGCACCCCGAGCGTTTCGAGTGCCTCCCGCGTTGCCTCCACGTCGAGGATCGACTTCACGCCGCTGGTGACGACCGCAACCGGAAAGCGTGTGAAGGCCGCGAGGTCGGCGCTGATATCCAGGTGCTCCCCATACCCGCGGTGCACGCCGCCCAGCCCACCCGTCGCGAACACCTGCACGCCCGCCGCGGCCGCGAGCTCCATCGTCGTGCTCACCGTGGTCGCTGCGTGCCGCCCGCGCGCGATGAACACCCCGAGATTCGAAGAGTTGGCCTTCGGCACCCCGTCGGCCGCGAGTAGCGCCGTCAGCTCTTCGTTTGTCAGCCCCACCGTCGGCCGCCCGGCCACCACCCCCACCAGCAACGGGTGAGCGCCACGATCTTGCACGATGCGGGCGAGTTCGTACGCGAGGGGCTCCCCCTGGCCCCTGGGCACGCCGTGCAGCAGCAGCGTGGTCTCGAGGGCGACGGACGCGGGGCGGGCCCGGTTGATGAGCATGAGCGATGGTAGTTGACGCGTGCGCCGGGGGGTGGTACCCGTAGCGGCATGCTGACCACGGCGATGTGTGTGATGCTGGCCCTTGGACAGCCCGGCGACGCGCCCAGCCCACTCGTGCACGAAGGGGTCCCCCGCGAGCACGACGCGACCATCAAGGGCTACTTTGGCCGCCTTGACCTGCGCGTGGCCATCAACGACCTCATCACGCCCGAGGCCCTCCGCGCCTGGCACATGGACCTCGCGAAGGAGCCCCACATCGCCGGCACCGAGGGCAGCGCCCGCGTCGTGGAGAAGCTTCGCGCGGGCTTTGAGGGCCTTGGCCTCAAGACCGAGGTATGGGACTTTTACCCGCTGCTCTGCGAGCCCATCGCCGCCGAGTTGGAAGTGATCGCCCCCGAGCGTCTCACCCTCGACCTCGCCGAGAAACCCGTCCGCGGCGACCCCGACAGCGCCAAGATCGGCTTCGGCTGGAACGCCTACAGCGGCAGTGGGGAGGTCACGGCCGGCGTTGTCTACGCCAACTACGGCACCAAGGCGGACTTCGAGAAGCTCGCGGCGATGGGCGTCAGCGTCAAAGGCAAGATCGTCCTGGCACGCTACGGCGGCAACTACCGCGGTTACAAAGCCAAGTTCGCCGAGGCCGCGGGAGCCGCCGGCCTCATCATCTACACCGACCCCGCGGACAGCGGGTACATGAAGGGCCTGGTGTACCCCGAGGGCGGCTACGCCAACGACTGCTGCATCCAGCGCGGCTCGATCGTGACGCTGCCCTGGCAGGGCGACCCCCTCACCCCGGGCAGGCCCGCGACAGAAGAGGCCGAGCGCCTCAAAGAGAGCGAGGTCGCGCTGCCCCGCATCCCCGTGCAGCCCGCGTCCTACGCAGCGGCAAATGAGATCCTCTCGCGTATGACCGGCGAGGCCGTGCCTGAAGGTTGGCAGGGTGGCCTGCCCTTCACCTACCGCATTGAAGGCGGCGACGAGCTCAAGGTGCGGCTGAAGGTCGAACAGAAGCGCGTAGTTAAGAAGGCCTCGAATGTCATCGCCCGCATCGAGGGCAGCACCTACCCCGAGCAGCTGGTCATCGTCGGCTGCCACCATGACGCCTGGAACAACGGCGCCGCGGACCCCCTCGCGGGCACCATTGCCATGATGGAGTGCGCCCGTGCCTTCGCCGAGCTCGAGAAAAAAGGCGAGCGCCCGCTCCGGACCATCGTGTTCGCCGCGTGGGACGCCGAGGAGTTCGGCATCATCGGCTCCAGCGAATGGGTTGAGGCCCACCGCGACGAGCTCACGAAGAACGGCATCGCCTACATCAACCTCGACATGGCCTCCATGGGCCTGGACTTCGGCAGCGCCGCCTCTCCCAGCCTCCGCAGGGTCATCGCCGACGCGGCCTCCAGCGTCCCTCAGCCCAAACAGGCGGGAAAAACCGTCCTCGACGCGTGGCGCGAACGCACCAAGACCAGCGACGGCATCCCGCCCTTCGGCGACCTCGGCGGCGGCAGCGACCACGTCGCGTTCCTCTGCCACGCCGGTGTTCCCAGCTGCTCCATGGGCGGCAGCGGCTCGAAGGGGAACTCGTACCACTCCGCATACGACACGCTGCCGTGGTACTGGAAGACGGTGGGGACCGACTACGAATCAGCGCGGATGGTGGCGCGGGTGACGGCGCAGACAGTGGAGCGGCTGGCGTACCAGGAGCGCCTCCCGCTCGACTTTGCTCCGGTGGCCAATGACGTCCGGGCCAAGGCGGCGGTTCTCAAGGAGAAGACGATCGCCGCTTCGATCTACCCGCCCCACACCGCCGGCGTCGCGGCTTCGTTTGACGTACTCCACAAAGCCGCTGATCAGTTCGAGCAGGCGTGGTCGGAGTTCGAGAAGAGCAACCTGCCCCCGCACGCGGCCAACGCCCACCTGATGAGGCTCGACCGGCTCTGGCTCACGCCCGAGGGGCTCCCGGACCGCCCTTGGTTCCGCAACAGCTACGCCGCCCCCGACGAGGACTCCGGCTACAGCTCGTGGATCCTGCCAGGCATCAACGCGGCCATCGCACGTCGCAGCGAGCAGATGCTGGCTGACGAGCTGATCAGGGTGAAGAGCACGCTCGAGAAGGCAGCCGACGTTCTACGGAACGGCCTCGGCGAGACCCCGTCCTCCGCTGGCCAGTGATCATTGAAGGATTGACGGGCGACCTCCCACTCCCTCAATCCCTCACTTGCCAGCTCCCGAAACAACAACGCCGCCCTTCCGGACGGCGTTGCGTTCAGCACATCACTGATGGGGTGAGCCTCAGGCCACTCACACCATCTGCTTCAGGCCCTTGAGGGGGCGGATCTTGATCACGGTGCGGGCGGGCTTCGCCTTCACCGTCATCATCTCGCCGGGCTTGAAGGGGTTGGGCTTCTGCGCGGCCTTGGTGGCGGCCTTGTAGATCGACTGCACCTTCATCATGCCGGGCACCACGAACACGCGGTTCTGGCTGGCGCTGGGCTTGGCCAGGTCCGCCGCCATCATGCGGCCGAGCACGTCGAACACGCCGGCGACCTGCTTGCGGCTGATCCCGACGTTGTCGGCGATCAGCGTGAAGATCTCCGTCTTCTTGCGCTGCTTGGACGCGGGGGTGATCTTGGCCGGCTTGGGGGCGGCCTTGGCCGTGCTCTTGCTCGCTTTCTTCGCCATCTGTCTTTCTCCGTAAAGGAAGGGGTTTCTCTCCGAAAAACCACACGTTTTCCGCGAGTGCTGTGCCGCGTTGTATCAGCGCCGCGGCAGGTCAGCAAGGTGCCGGGGGTGGAAAACCCCCGATTTCAAGCACTTTTTCGGCGCTCCCCCTGCCGCACCTGCACAGTTTCAAGGGAAATGCGCTGGTTTCTCAGCCGGTGGGGGACGCCGCCCCTCCGAAAAGCCCCGCTTTGTGCCGGTGATTGGGCATCCCCGCGCTCGCGCACCCCACGCCATGGGCGAGCGCCGCCGGGCTCAGGTCCACTAGCAGCGGCGCGTGGTCCGACAGCCCTGCCTCGCGCTCAAACTGTGAATACCACGCATTTTGCAGCCTTTCCGCGAGTGGCGGCGACAGGTACGCCGCGTCGATCCGCCACCCCTGGCCGTCGTGACTGAACCACGAGTACTCGGCCTTGTCGGGGTTCCGCGAGCGCCACGCGTCCACGTACCCCCGACCCAGCAGCGACTCGAGCTGCTTCGTGCACCGCTGCGACTTGGGCCCGCCGTCGAGCCCCCGGCGCGAGGTGTTGAAGTCGCCGAGGATCACCGCGTCCGTAGTTTTCCACAATTCGGCGGCGCCAAGCAGGAACTCCCAGTACGAGCGCTTCCCCGGCGCGTCGGCGTCATCGGGCACATGGACGCCCGCGACGGTCAGGTTCTGCTCCGGCAGCCTCGCGGCGAGCCAGCGCCCATTCTCCGGTGCGCCCGCGATCAGAACCGGCAGCAGCGGCACGCGCGAGGCTATCAGGATCCCATTGACGCGCGACGTGCTGCGGGAGGTGAGGTGGAACTCCAGCCCATGGTCGTTGAGCACGCCGCGGATCGAGCTGCCCCGCGTCACTCGGAACTCGGTCAAAACCACCACGTCGGGCTTGTGGGCCAGCAGCGAGAGGATGATCTCCGGCAGCCGCTTGGGCCCGCCGCCGTGCAGGATGTTCCAGGTGATCAGACGCACGTCAGGAAGGTAGCCCGCGTACCCCGCCGCTCCACGGTGGTGCAGCAGTAGACCTCAGGGCCCCGACACCGGCGCTGTGGAAATCGCCCCAACCAATCTCCGGCACACCGCCGCCGGATCCTCCGCTCCACACACCACCGACGACACCGCCACGCCCCGCACGCCCACCTCGAGGAGCCGTCCGATGTTCTCGGCGGTAATCCCGCCGATCGCCAGGTGCGGCACCTCCCGCGTCCGCTCGTCCCGCAGATAGTCCTTGAGGTACTGCGGACCCACGATGCGCGGCTTGCCCTTCGTGGTCGTCGGGAACATCGGCCCCACGCCGCAGTAGTCCGCCCCCGCCTCCACGGCCGCGACCGCCTGCTCCATGTTCTCAGTCGAAACTCCCACAAGCAGGCGGGACCCCGTGATGCGCCGCACCTCGTGCACGTGGAGATCGGTCTGGCCAACGTGCACGCCCTGAGCGCCGGCGAGGAGGGCGATGTCGGGCCGATCGTTCACGATCACCGCGGCACCGTGCGGAGCAGCGAGCTGCACCAGGATGCGGGCGCGTTCTAGCAGTTCGCGAGAGTCGAGCGTCTTCTCACGCAGCTGCAGGGAGTCGGCCCCGCCCTCAAGGGCAAGCCGGGCCACCTCCTGCCAGCCATGCACCCGGCACAGCGACTCGGTGATCAGCACGCAGAGCCGCCACTGCCTTCTCCGGTCGAACGCCCCCAACGCAAGGGCCAGCCGCTGGTCCCAGGTATACGCGCGGTACCGCACCTGCTCGAACGCCGCCGCCGCCCCCGGGGCCGTAAGTGCCTTCGCCGCTTCTTCCAGCGACCGCAGCGCCTCGGTCAGTCGCGACCCCGCGGCCGCGGCAATCCGTGCCACGCCCTCCCGGCACATTTCGGGCCGCGTCTTGATGACCGTACCAACGTCCCCGGGCGTGTCTCGCGCCGCCAGCAGCCGCAGGCGGTCGGCGGGCAGGAGCTCGACGGCCCCTTGGAAGTCGTGCCGCAGGTGCTTGAGCCCCTTCGAAAGCTCCGTGCTGTTCAGCACGAACCGGGCGACGTCCTCCATCACCCGCAGCGCCTCGCGGGCGCGGTTGGCGTTCGCGTCGATGATCCTGAGCAGGGAGTCGGCCATAGGCCCTACAGCAGCGTCCGCAGCACCGCCTCCACCGTCATCGCCAGCAGCACCAGCGGCAGGTGGGCGATAGACGCGAAGAACACGGCCCGGGCCGCGGAACGTGTCCGCGTAACGATCAGCCGTACCGCGAGCGCTCCGAAGAACATGGCCGCGCCGCCGGCGATCACGATGTACGGCAGCCCCAGCAGCTCGGGCATGACCTTCGCGGGGAAGATCGTCGCGGGGATGAGGGCGAGGGTCCACAGGGCGACGGTCAGCGCCGTCCACAGCCCCTTCTCGTCCACCACCGGCAGCACCATGTACCCGCCGGTGCGGTAGTCCTCTTTGTACATCCAGGCGATCGCCATGAAGTGCGGGATCTGCCAGATGAACATGATGGCAAAGAGCGACAGCCCGCCGGCCTCGAGGATCGACTCAAACCCGCCGCCCTTGTTGGCCGCAGTCCATCCGATCAGCGGCGGCAACGCCCCGGGAATCGCGCCGACAAAGGTCGCGAGCGTGGTCCGCGTCTTCATGGGCGTGTACAGCGCGACGTAGCTGACCACGCACGCCAGCGAGATCAGGCTGGGGATCGGCCCGGCAAGCAGCAGCACCGCGACGCCCGCCACGCACAGCGCTACGCCCGTCGCGAGGACCGCACCCGGCGTCACCCGCCCCTGCGGCAGCGGCCGTCGCTGAGTCCGCGGCATCACCGCGTCCCGCTCGCGCTCCATCCACTGGTTGACCGAGTTAGCGCCCGCCGCCGAGAGGGCCGTGCCGACCATGCAGATCAGCCCGGTCACGAGCAGCTCGCCAATGGTCCAGTTGCCCGTCACCGCCCCCATGACAAAGCCGACCATCGACGTCACCGTCACGAGCCGGGTGATCCCGGGCTTGGTGGTCTCCACCAAGCTGCGGACCATCCCGCGCGGCGCACGCACCAAGGCATCACCGGGGGCGATGTCGGCCGAGGGAGGAGTCGCGGCGATCACGCCGACTTGATCCACAAACGTCTCCGCGCTGAGCACTGGAAAAGTTACGGTCTGACAGGAACCCGATGATACCCGGCCGCCATGCCTTCAGGCGGCAATCGGACCGGTGCACTCAGGCGTTCTTGCGGTACTTGGCGACCATCTCGGCCAGCCGACCCAAGCCGGCCTCCAGCACCTTGCGGGGTGGGCCGAAGCTGAACCGCACGAAGCCACGGAGCGGCGAGGGCGCCGGGCGGCTGCGATTCGGGTTCACATCGAAGTACTCCCCGGGAACGGTGAGCACCTTGTGCTTGAACGCGGCGTACATGAAGCCCTCGCCTGTGTTCAGCGGCTCGGGCAGCTTGCTGATGTCGCCGAACACGTAGAACGTGCCCTCGGGCTTGCCAGGGACCTCAATGCCCATGCCTCGGAGTGCGGTGATCGTCAGGTGCTGCTTGAGGGCGAACTCCACGGCCGTCGCCTTCGTCTCCTGATCCGCCCGCGCGGGCTCCAACACCATCACCGCCGCCCGCTGGATGGGGCGGGACGGCCCGCCGTCGAGGAAGCTGCCCGCGGCCGTGAGTGCGTTGATGATCGGCACCGGCGCCACCACCCAGCCCACGCGCCACCCCGGATAGCGGAAGCACTTGGTCAGGCCATCGATGATCACGACGGGGTCGGTGTTGACCTCGCGCACGCACTGGGCCGCGGATATCGACGGCCGCACCCGTCCATCCGCGAAGGAGTAGTGCGAGTAGAACTCGTCCATCAGCAGCGTGCAGTTGCGGGTGCGGGCGATCTCGGTCCAGGCCGCGAGCTCGCGCCCGCTGACGACCGCGCCCGTCGGGTTGCATGGGTTGCTGATGAGCAGCGCCCCGATCTTCTCCTTCACCACGCGGGCGTCGAGCTCCTCGTGCCCGATGCGCCAGTTCTTCTCCGGGCGCAGCTCGATCCACGTGGGGCGGATGCGGCTGAAGGTGACGAGCAGGTCCTCGTAGGCGGTGTAGTCGGGCGTGAAGTACCCGAGCGTGAGGTCGCTCAGGCTCGCGCCGATGCGGGTGAGGGCCGCGCGGCCGCCGGGTGCGATCATCACGTTGGCTGCGGTGTACTGCGACGGGTGGTTCTTGCGGTAGAGGCGGTTGTAGTGCGCCGCCACCGCCTCGCGCAGCTCCGGGATGCCCTCGACCGGCCCATAGCCGTGGTCGGGCGTGTCGATCTCGAGCTCATCGAAGCGCGCCGGCGCGCCCTCGAGTTCGCCGATTTCTGGCTGCCCCTGGCCGAGGTTCGCCCAGTCGGGCGCGCCCATCTTCCAGCCGTTCTTCATCGCCTCGTTGTTGACGCGGATCACGCCCATGAAAGGCAGCGGCCGGAACGCGGGGAACGAAGGAGACGCGGGCGGGGCGCTGGGGGCGGTGGTCATGGGGGCCAGTGTAGCGAAACGAGGAGAGCGAAATGCGGAAACCGGTGAGCGAAAATGAGGACACGATGCCGGGGTGAACTCGCAGGGCGCAAAGAAAGGAGGCTCCACACGGAGCCTCCACTCTCATTCACTTCACTTCTGCAGGTCGCTCGCTCACCAGCTCACATCGGCCTCGTCGAGCACGAGCAGCCCGCCCGCGTTCTCCGGGTCGTTCACGGAGAGCTCAACGAGCCGCCCGGTGATCGACAGCCGCTGCCCGGGCTCGAGGCCCGACTCGACGCGCTGCAGGTTGACCAGGATCGTGGGCCGCACGCCCGTGCCCGCGTCCATCGTGCCGCGGGTCGTGAGCTCCATGCCGTCAGCCGTGCGGCGGGCGCTCTCGAACGTCACCTCCCAAGCGCCCGCAACCGTGCGGCCCAGGAATCGCTGCGCCTCACGCCCGCGATCTCCGCTGTTGAGCAGCGAGTTCACGATGGTGGTGGGGGTGTCCGACCACACCATCTCGCCCGCGTCACGCGTCGCCTGGTACACGATCACCGGCTCCTGATCCGCGGGCGCGGAGTAGGTCGGCTCCGTATAGGTCCCGGCGTACGCGCGGTAGTCCGCCGGCAGCTTGGCCGAGTAGTCCAGCAGCGTGCTGCTCGAGTAGCTCGGGATCGTGCTGCCGTAGTAGTACGTTGTCTCGGTGTACGCAGGCGTGTCGTAGTAGATGCTGGTCGTCTCATACGCCGGGTAAATGAGCGAGTACGTCAGCGGACGCTGGTAGTACCAGCTGTACGTGTACGACGATGACAGGCACAGCGGATCGCTGTAGGTGTAGTACGTCGGCCCGCACCACCTGCGGTGCCAGGGCGAGTACGAGCTTGAGTAGTACAGCGGCGTGCCCCAGCCGTAGTAGGGGGTCCAGCTGCTGTACGAGTAGCTCGGCCCGAACGAGAACCCGATCCACCAATCATTGTGGCGGTGACGCCACGTGTTGTAGTGGTGGTGATGATGGCCCCAGTGGTGATCGTGGTGGCGCCAGTGGTGCCGATCCCGGCCGCCCCAGCGGTGATTATGGTCGCGGTCGCGCCAGTGGCGGTCGCGCCAGTGGCGGTCGCGATCGCCGTGGTCGCGGTCGTGCCAGTCACGCCCGCCGCGCCCGCCGCGCCCGTCGCGCCCATTGTGGTCATGGTCACGGTCGCGTCCGGAGTTGGTATCGCCACCGCCACGCGGCTCGGCGGGGGGCAGGTGCCGCTGCGTCAGCGGCATGCCGCCGCGCGTGACGCGTTCGCCACGCGTGCTGCCGGTGCCCAGTCGGGGTTGCTCGGTGCGCGGCGTGGGTGCTGAGGTGGTCGGACTACCCGAACGCGGCGAATCCACCCGCGGCTGCTCGTCGCCGTTGCGGTCCGGCGTCACGCTGCGCGTGATCGGCATCCCGCCCCGCGAATCGCGCGTATTCCGCTCCGGAGGACGCGAGGTATTCAGGCGCGGCTGGCTCGGCACGGGCGTGGATCGCTGCGTCGTTGGCTGGGACGGCGTCACCACCCGCGGCGCCGGGGCAGGCTGTTCGTCGCGCCCGCTCGGCTGCGGAGCAGGGCGACCCCCTGGCATGCCGCCACGAGAGGTCCGCTGTGGGGCCGGCTGAGGACGCGAAAACGAAGGCTGAGGCGCGACGCGCGGCGCGGCCTGACGCGGCTCGCTGGGCCGCACCGCCGGCGCGGGCGTGCGGTCACGCTCCACACTGGGCTGACGCTGAATCGTGGGCGTGGGCGTTAAGCGTGCGCCGGGCATCCCGCCGCGCGAGCTCGGCCGCTCAAGCCGTGGCTGAGGAGCCATGCGCGGCTGTGGCTGCACGCTCGGCATGCTCCGCGGTTCCGACCGCTGAATCGAGGGCGGCGGCGCCGACATCCGCGGCGAAGGCGACGACATCCGAGGAGCCGAAGGGGGCGACATTGACGGCCGCGATTGCGAGGGCCTCTGCAGCGACGGACCCGCCGGTGCACTCGGGCGCGGCGCGGGACGCGCCTGCGCCGGCGCCGCACGCCGGTTGTCCTCATTCCCGCGGTTCGCCCCCGACTGCATGCGCGAGAGCCCGCTGCCCGCGTCGCGCCGCCGCTCGCCCTGCGCGAACGCCGGCACGGCCGTGCTGCCGACCACCGCGAGCAGCATGCCCGCGATCAGTGCGTGCGATCTCTTCATCCCGCTGGGAAGGCCCGACGTCTTCTTCTGGCACATGGCTCTTGCTCGCTTCCGGGGCACCTGAGGGCGAGCTTCCTGGGCTCAACCCCTCGCGGCACACACCCCGAACAGAGTTCGGTTAATCCTACCTGGTGGACGCCCTCGGTCGAGGGTAGTGCGCACTAGGTTCACGCAGCACAACGCGGGCAAGCACCGCGTATTTCCACCCGGTACAGTGCTTTCATG
This genomic interval carries:
- a CDS encoding M28 family peptidase — its product is MLTTAMCVMLALGQPGDAPSPLVHEGVPREHDATIKGYFGRLDLRVAINDLITPEALRAWHMDLAKEPHIAGTEGSARVVEKLRAGFEGLGLKTEVWDFYPLLCEPIAAELEVIAPERLTLDLAEKPVRGDPDSAKIGFGWNAYSGSGEVTAGVVYANYGTKADFEKLAAMGVSVKGKIVLARYGGNYRGYKAKFAEAAGAAGLIIYTDPADSGYMKGLVYPEGGYANDCCIQRGSIVTLPWQGDPLTPGRPATEEAERLKESEVALPRIPVQPASYAAANEILSRMTGEAVPEGWQGGLPFTYRIEGGDELKVRLKVEQKRVVKKASNVIARIEGSTYPEQLVIVGCHHDAWNNGAADPLAGTIAMMECARAFAELEKKGERPLRTIVFAAWDAEEFGIIGSSEWVEAHRDELTKNGIAYINLDMASMGLDFGSAASPSLRRVIADAASSVPQPKQAGKTVLDAWRERTKTSDGIPPFGDLGGGSDHVAFLCHAGVPSCSMGGSGSKGNSYHSAYDTLPWYWKTVGTDYESARMVARVTAQTVERLAYQERLPLDFAPVANDVRAKAAVLKEKTIAASIYPPHTAGVAASFDVLHKAADQFEQAWSEFEKSNLPPHAANAHLMRLDRLWLTPEGLPDRPWFRNSYAAPDEDSGYSSWILPGINAAIARRSEQMLADELIRVKSTLEKAADVLRNGLGETPSSAGQ
- the thiE gene encoding thiamine phosphate synthase, producing MADSLLRIIDANANRAREALRVMEDVARFVLNSTELSKGLKHLRHDFQGAVELLPADRLRLLAARDTPGDVGTVIKTRPEMCREGVARIAAAAGSRLTEALRSLEEAAKALTAPGAAAAFEQVRYRAYTWDQRLALALGAFDRRRQWRLCVLITESLCRVHGWQEVARLALEGGADSLQLREKTLDSRELLERARILVQLAAPHGAAVIVNDRPDIALLAGAQGVHVGQTDLHVHEVRRITGSRLLVGVSTENMEQAVAAVEAGADYCGVGPMFPTTTKGKPRIVGPQYLKDYLRDERTREVPHLAIGGITAENIGRLLEVGVRGVAVSSVVCGAEDPAAVCRRLVGAISTAPVSGP
- the cyoE gene encoding heme o synthase yields the protein MDQVGVIAATPPSADIAPGDALVRAPRGMVRSLVETTKPGITRLVTVTSMVGFVMGAVTGNWTIGELLVTGLICMVGTALSAAGANSVNQWMERERDAVMPRTQRRPLPQGRVTPGAVLATGVALCVAGVAVLLLAGPIPSLISLACVVSYVALYTPMKTRTTLATFVGAIPGALPPLIGWTAANKGGGFESILEAGGLSLFAIMFIWQIPHFMAIAWMYKEDYRTGGYMVLPVVDEKGLWTALTVALWTLALIPATIFPAKVMPELLGLPYIVIAGGAAMFFGALAVRLIVTRTRSAARAVFFASIAHLPLVLLAMTVEAVLRTLL
- a CDS encoding HU family DNA-binding protein, translating into MAKKASKSTAKAAPKPAKITPASKQRKKTEIFTLIADNVGISRKQVAGVFDVLGRMMAADLAKPSASQNRVFVVPGMMKVQSIYKAATKAAQKPNPFKPGEMMTVKAKPARTVIKIRPLKGLKQMV
- a CDS encoding pyridoxal phosphate-dependent aminotransferase, which produces MTTAPSAPPASPSFPAFRPLPFMGVIRVNNEAMKNGWKMGAPDWANLGQGQPEIGELEGAPARFDELEIDTPDHGYGPVEGIPELREAVAAHYNRLYRKNHPSQYTAANVMIAPGGRAALTRIGASLSDLTLGYFTPDYTAYEDLLVTFSRIRPTWIELRPEKNWRIGHEELDARVVKEKIGALLISNPCNPTGAVVSGRELAAWTEIARTRNCTLLMDEFYSHYSFADGRVRPSISAAQCVREVNTDPVVIIDGLTKCFRYPGWRVGWVVAPVPIINALTAAGSFLDGGPSRPIQRAAVMVLEPARADQETKATAVEFALKQHLTITALRGMGIEVPGKPEGTFYVFGDISKLPEPLNTGEGFMYAAFKHKVLTVPGEYFDVNPNRSRPAPSPLRGFVRFSFGPPRKVLEAGLGRLAEMVAKYRKNA
- a CDS encoding endonuclease/exonuclease/phosphatase family protein, producing MRLITWNILHGGGPKRLPEIILSLLAHKPDVVVLTEFRVTRGSSIRGVLNDHGLEFHLTSRSTSRVNGILIASRVPLLPVLIAGAPENGRWLAARLPEQNLTVAGVHVPDDADAPGKRSYWEFLLGAAELWKTTDAVILGDFNTSRRGLDGGPKSQRCTKQLESLLGRGYVDAWRSRNPDKAEYSWFSHDGQGWRIDAAYLSPPLAERLQNAWYSQFEREAGLSDHAPLLVDLSPAALAHGVGCASAGMPNHRHKAGLFGGAASPTG
- a CDS encoding pseudouridine-5'-phosphate glycosidase, which gives rise to MLINRARPASVALETTLLLHGVPRGQGEPLAYELARIVQDRGAHPLLVGVVAGRPTVGLTNEELTALLAADGVPKANSSNLGVFIARGRHAATTVSTTMELAAAAGVQVFATGGLGGVHRGYGEHLDISADLAAFTRFPVAVVTSGVKSILDVEATREALETLGVPVIGWQTDRFPAFYLRESAAGVDARFDDIGELAAYVRHELARTGRGIVVCNPIPAASELPRADWDRWLAEAINEAERAGIAGRETTPFLLAHLHGASGGATLRANLDLVRSNAALAAELARRLAPGVTA